The proteins below come from a single Candidatus Hydrogenedentota bacterium genomic window:
- a CDS encoding Gfo/Idh/MocA family oxidoreductase — MKAKWGVLGCGGIARRRTIPEGIMQARNAELRAVTDTDPAAVREVADMTGAKACSTGAELLADNCDIVYVATPVHVHVEQAVRAADSGRHVFCEKPLALDVSGAQAIADACRSNGVKLGVGLMMRFHAQHQAALEIVKSGRLGAPVFGRAQLSCWYPPIPGAWRQDPATGGGGTLMDLGAHCLDLLEMLFGRIVRLSCSVANLVQDYRSEDTAVVLVEFENGARGVVDVLFNVPDASSRNRLELYGSQGCVLAEGTIGQGESGGMCAYLEEAARGYEAQQARAAGQMMTIAPAPVNMYRAEVEAFSQAVLDNTAPPVDGTAGVHIQKVLAACYESARLGKSVTIA, encoded by the coding sequence ATGAAAGCGAAATGGGGCGTTCTGGGATGCGGCGGCATTGCCCGCCGCCGCACGATTCCCGAAGGCATCATGCAGGCGCGCAACGCGGAATTGCGCGCGGTAACGGACACGGACCCCGCGGCCGTCCGGGAAGTCGCGGACATGACCGGAGCCAAGGCCTGTTCCACCGGGGCGGAATTGCTCGCGGACAATTGCGACATCGTATACGTCGCGACGCCCGTGCACGTGCACGTCGAGCAGGCCGTCCGCGCGGCGGATTCCGGCAGACACGTCTTCTGCGAAAAGCCGCTGGCGCTCGACGTTTCCGGCGCGCAAGCCATCGCGGATGCGTGCCGCTCAAACGGCGTGAAACTCGGCGTGGGATTGATGATGCGCTTTCACGCGCAGCACCAGGCCGCGCTCGAAATCGTAAAATCAGGCAGGCTCGGCGCCCCGGTGTTCGGACGCGCGCAGTTGTCCTGCTGGTACCCGCCAATCCCGGGCGCATGGCGTCAGGACCCGGCCACGGGCGGCGGCGGCACGTTGATGGACCTCGGCGCGCATTGCCTGGACCTCCTGGAAATGCTCTTCGGCCGCATTGTGCGGCTGAGTTGCAGCGTTGCGAATCTCGTTCAAGACTACCGCAGCGAAGACACCGCCGTCGTCCTGGTCGAGTTCGAGAATGGCGCGCGCGGGGTCGTGGACGTTCTCTTCAATGTCCCAGATGCGAGTTCGCGAAACCGGCTTGAACTCTACGGTTCGCAGGGGTGCGTGCTGGCCGAAGGCACCATCGGCCAGGGCGAGTCCGGCGGCATGTGCGCGTATCTCGAAGAAGCCGCCCGCGGCTACGAGGCACAACAGGCCCGCGCGGCGGGACAGATGATGACCATCGCGCCCGCGCCGGTGAACATGTATCGCGCCGAAGTCGAGGCCTTTTCGCAGGCCGTGCTGGACAACACCGCGCCGCCCGTGGACGGCACGGCGGGAGTACACATACAAAAGGTGCTCGCCGCGTGCTATGAATCGGCCCGGCTGGGCAAGAGCGTGACCATAGCCTGA